The Coregonus clupeaformis isolate EN_2021a chromosome 20, ASM2061545v1, whole genome shotgun sequence genome contains a region encoding:
- the LOC121533948 gene encoding vascular endothelial growth factor receptor 2 yields the protein MAKAFSVMTLHLVGIIMGVSSVIALELRFMPDPPTLSIQDKVLRINTSDSLDITCSGRQYLEWTTSYNRIRAGSRLSTVDCSGSGFFCTTLHISSATVNETGEYRCSYRDLAVKDSKTSVAVYVHVQDFKVPFVPSDKDYEVVFISEGVQVIIPCRGSVEDLNVTLHTKFPKKELYPNGKDMFWDSMKGFSVPSHLISYAGVVFCQTHIHNETYKSPLYIVAVVGYKIHNLTLTPAHERLSVGERLVLNCTANTELNVAIDFTWTHPLSLAPVNGSVRAYTTSHKKKLWNHLELSNKLIVENVTVNYTGEYKCTASSGQMVKSASTSLMVYEKPFIVFDDHKWVKVLGVNVSQTTKIPVKFDAYPEPTVRWYKNGQLISKDDYRFKPARDSLTILEITENDAGNYTVVLTNKIRKEEKSRSVQVLVNVRPHIIEKGVAMDMDVHMYGSSPTLRCTARGIPTPTHIQWQWMSREDCPIIFQSGVVNSGVKLEGCTKWRDISNTTGQENPIDRISTNTDHLHKTVSSLKIQKAKVHALYRCLTSNKAGQDSRNILFHVTRGLELSVSPSQQPIEQDQVVLRCKADRLFYGNLAWFRVGNVSDPEQVPAVQPCQALFLSQGPLSQAVLSGLQGTNVTLELPLTNVSRGDQGVYACQVENIKTGERTCLLRHLTLRALEAARILNNLTDQRVNVSATTMLICEVTGTPTPTVMWTKHNQTVVEGSGVILSRLNRTLTIQRVKKEDSGLYTCTACNSRGCDASQAYLITEGTEEKTNVELIVPIGSVVIAMFFWLLIVFVIRSKKRPNNGDMKTGYLSIILDSEDMPMDEHCERLTYDANKWEFPCDRLKLGDQLGQGAFGQVVEAAAFGIEKASTCTTVAVKMLKEGATSSEYRALMSELKILIHIGHHLNVVNLLGACTKPGSPLMVIVEYCKNGNLSSYLKSKRGEYSPFKRRRPRSNQLERMGEDVTEGDLGLGTSTHLDICTGTAVCSRLGEESAVSHIEEEDEYCEWEEHLTVEDLISYSFQVAKGMEFLSSRKCIHRDLAARNILLSENNIVKICDFGLARDVYKDPDYVRKGDARLPLKWMAPETIFDRVYTTQSDVWSFGVLLWEIFSLGASPYPGVGIDEAFCRRLKEGTRMREPDYATTEIYQTMLDCWLDKPTDRPNFTELVEHLGNLLQASAHQDGKDYIPLTAVEVEGNSLSPEPRNPFTRIIREETPDPQIHYDNAPPITLGLSQQSDRCNQPLSVKTFDDIPVEHSIIMKGQTDSGMGLSPEEMKSLDHQPHRMPNFSHIRRCKSKESLASESSNQTSGYQSGYHSDDTDAPIYANEEMIMKRSIQKKPLPPKTAGKFSVEVRYSAPPVFIP from the exons ACTTTAAAGTGCCATTTGTGCCCTCTGACAAGGACTATGAGGTTGTGTTTATCAGTGAGGGAGTGCAGGTCATCATCCCATGCCGAGGGTCTGTGGAAGATCTCAACGTCACGCTACATACC AAGTTTCCCAAGAAAGAACTCTATCCGAACGGGAAGGATATGTTTTGGGATAGCATGAAGggtttctcagttcccagtcacCTGATCAGCTATGCTGGAGTGGTCTTTtgtcagacacacatacacaacgaGACCTACAAATCACCTCTCTACATTGTTGCTGTTGTTG GATATAAGATCCATAACCTCACCCTGACGCCGGCACATGAGAGGCTGTCTGTGGGGGAGAGACTGGTGCTCAACTGCACTGCCAACACAGAGCTCAACGTTGCCATTGACTTCACCTGGACACACCCTCTCAGCCTG GCCCCAGTGAATGGCTCTGTGCGGGCCTACACCACGTCACACAAGAAGAAGCTGTGGAACCATCTAGAGCTTTCCAATAAACTAATAGTGGAGAATGTGACTGTCAACTACACAGGAGAATACAAATGCACAGCCTCCAGTGGACAAATGGTCAAAAGTGCATCTACATCTCTCATGGtctatg AAAAGCCTTTTATTGTTTTCGATGACCACAAGTGGGTTAAGGTTCTGGGGGTGAACGTTAGCCAGACCACTAAGATACCAGTCAAGTTCGACGCCTACCCAGAACCTACAGTCAGATG GTACAAGAATGGCCAGCTTATCAGTAAGGATGACTATCGATTTAAACCTGCCAGGGACTCTCTCACAATCCTTGAAATTACTGAGAACGATGCTGGGAATTACACCGTGGTCTTGACCAATAAGATAAGAAAAGAAGAGAAGAGTCGCTCTGTCCAGGTCTTGGTCAATG TCCGTCCCCATATCATTGAGAAGGGGGTTGCCATGGACATGGATGTCCACATGTATGGCAGCAGCCCCACCCTCAGGTGCACCGCCCGTGGAatccccacccccacacacatcCAATGGCAGTGGATGTCCAGAGAGGACTGCCCAATCATCTTCCA GTCAGGAGTGGTGAACTCTGGGGTCAAGCTGGAGGGCTGTACCAAATGGAGGGACATCAGCAATACCACAGGGCAGGAGAATCCTATCGATCGAATTAGCACTAACACAGATCACTTACACAAG ACTGTGAGTTCTCTAAAGATCCAGAAAGCCAAGGTCCACGCCCTCTACAGATGCTTGACTTCTAACAAAGCAGGACAAGATTCACGAAACATCCTTTTCCATGTGACAC GTGGTCTGGAGCTGAGTGTGTCTCCGTCCCAGCAGCCCATTGAGCAGGACCAGGTGGTTCTGAGGTGTAAGGCAGACAGGCTGTTTTATGGAAACCTAGCCTGGTTCCGTGTGGGGAATGTGTCTGACCCAGAGCAGGTCCCAGCCGTGCAGCCCTGTCAGGCACTGTTCCTGTCCCAGGGGCCCCTATCCCAGGCTGTCCTGTCTGGCCTGCAGGGCACCAACGTCACCCTGGAGCTGCCCCTGACCAACGTGTCTCGGGGGGACCAGGGGGTGTACGCCTGCCAGGTGGAGAACATCAAGACTGGGGAGAGGACCTGTCTCCTCCGACACCTCACCCTCAGAG CTCTCGAGGCTGCGAGGATCCTGAACAATTTGACAGACCAGAGAGTGAACGTCAGTGCGACGACCATGCTAATATGTGAGGTGACCGGGACACCCACCCCGACCGTGATGTGgaccaaacacaaccaaacagTGGTGGAGGGCTCAG GTGTGATTCTGAGCCGATTGAACCGTACCCTGACCATCCAGCGTGTGAAGAAGGAGGACAGTGGTCTGTATACTTGTACTGCCTGTAACAGCCGTGGCTGCGACGCATCTCAGGCCTACCTAATCACTGAAG GAACGGAGGAGAAGACTAATGTGGAGCTGATTGTTCCAATTGGCTCTGTGGTCATCGCCATGTTCTTCTGGCTACTCATCGTCTTCGTCATCCGCAGCAAGAAAAGA ccaaaTAATGGGGATATGAAGACAGGTTACCTGTCCATCATCCTGGACTCTGAGGACATGCCCATGGACGAGCACTGTGAGAGGCTCACATACGATGCCAACAAGTGGGAGTTCCCTTGTGACAGGCTGAAGCTAG GGGACCAATTGGGGCAAGGAGCTTTTGGACAGGTAGTAGAGGCAGCTGCCTTTGGCATAGAGAAGGCCAGTACCTGCACCACAGTGGCAGTCAAGATGCTGAAAG AGGGAGCCACCTCCAGTGAGTACCGTGCGCTGATGTCAGAGCTGAAGATCCTCATCCACATCGGCCACCATCTCAATGTGGTCAACCTGCTGGGGGCCTGCACCAAACCAGGGA gtCCATTGATGGTGATTGTGGAGTACTGTAAAAACGGCAACCTTTCCAGCTACTTAAAAAGCAAGCGTGGAGAGTACAGCCCCTTCAAG aggaggaggccgcGGTCTAATCAGTTGGAGCGGATGGGGGAGGACGTGACTGAGGGGGACCTGGGTTTGGGGACCAGCACCCACCTGGATATCTGCACTGGGACAGCAGTCTGCTccagactgggagaggagagcgCTGTCAGCCACAtagaggaggaggatg AGTATTGTGAGTGGGAGGAGCACCTGACCGTGGAGGACCTGATCAGCTACAGTTTCCAGGTGGCCAAGGGCATGGAGTTCCTATCCTCTCGCAAGTGCATCCATCGGGACCTGGCAGCTAGGAACATCCTGCTCTCAGAGAACAACATTGTAAAGATCTGTGACTTTGGTCTGGCCAGAGACGTCTACAAAGATCCCGACTACGTCCGCAAGGGAGAT GCGCGGCTCCCTCTGAAATGGATGGCTCCTGAGACCATCTTTGACCGGGTCTATACCACACAGAGTGACGTGTGGTCCTTTGGGGTCCTACTCTGGGAGATCTTCTCTCTAG GGGCATCGCCCTACCCTGGTGTTGGTATTGATGAGGCCTTCTGCAGGAGGCTGAAGGAAGGGACCAGAATGAGAGAGCCAGACTACGCCACCACTGAGAT ATATCAAACCATGTTGGACTGCTGGCTGGACAAACCCACAGACAGACCAAATTTCACCGAACTCGTAGAACATCTGGGAAACCTCCTACAGGCCAGCGCTCATCAG GATGGGAAGGACTACATCCCTCTGACAGCAGTGGAGGTGGAGGGGAACTCACTCAGCCCTGAACCCAGGAACCCCTTCACCAGGATCATCAGAGAGGAAACCCCCGACCCCCAGATACACTACGACAACGCACCCCCGATCACCCTCGG GCTCTCCCAGCAGAGTGACAGGTGTAATCAACCACTCAGTGTGAAGACCTTTGACGACATCCCTGTGGAGCATAGCATCATCATG AAGGGTCAGACGGACAGCGGTATGGGCCTATCACCAGAGGAGATGAAGAGTCTGGACCATCAGCCTCACCGCATGCCCAACTTCAG CCACATCCGGCGATGTAAGAGTAAGGAGTCCCTGGCCTCTGAGTCGTCCAATCAGACGAGTGGGTACCAGTCAGGCTACCACTCAGATGACACTGACGCCCCCATTTATGCTAATGAGGAGATGATCATGAAGAGAAGCATTCAGAAGAAGCCGCTGCCGCCCAAAACAGCAGGCAAGTTCAGTGTTGAGGTGCGCTACAGTGCACCCCCTGTTTTTATTCCCTAA